A genomic segment from Cyanobium sp. NIES-981 encodes:
- a CDS encoding Occludin/ELL family protein produces MVCTTTLEAPPADPALQGRPAAPVEVTRCNAVQTVPDLVQRRYYSWTAPYARGVSLTNQITELFGIAMGGGDGTRVMGLGFSDQAIVWDGTAIENTYRVLKDQQSDPMPWRTADVSNGFSGNLGNQQAAPVAWEDPGPTWSAPVRGLW; encoded by the coding sequence GTGGTCTGCACCACCACCCTTGAGGCTCCCCCCGCCGACCCCGCCCTGCAGGGCAGGCCCGCGGCTCCCGTGGAGGTCACCCGCTGCAATGCGGTGCAGACCGTGCCGGATCTGGTGCAGCGCCGCTACTACAGCTGGACGGCTCCCTACGCCCGCGGGGTGAGCCTCACCAACCAGATCACGGAACTGTTCGGGATCGCCATGGGCGGGGGTGACGGCACCCGGGTGATGGGGCTCGGCTTTTCCGATCAGGCCATCGTCTGGGACGGCACGGCGATCGAGAACACCTACCGCGTGCTGAAGGATCAGCAGAGCGACCCGATGCCCTGGCGCACGGCCGACGTCTCGAACGGTTTCTCGGGCAATCTGGGCAACCAGCAGGCCGCCCCTGTCGCCTGGGAGGATCCGGGCCCCACCTGGTCAGCTCCCGTCCGCGGCCTGTGGTGA
- the pyrE gene encoding orotate phosphoribosyltransferase encodes MPPILLPTTTAAMRQELLVRLARQAYRHGLFTLASGRSSDHYVNCKPVSLSGLGLALLGALLLEQVEPEAAAVAGLTLGADPLVSAVAMRAALDGRDLDALIVRKEAKGHGTGAWLEGPLPETGRRITVLEDVVTSGGSSLKAVHQLRQAGYTVGRVVTIVDRQEGGLEAMTAAGLELRSLFRLEEVAATAAGLR; translated from the coding sequence ATGCCGCCCATCCTGCTGCCCACCACCACGGCGGCCATGCGCCAGGAGCTGCTGGTGCGGCTGGCGCGACAGGCCTACCGACACGGCCTCTTCACCCTGGCATCGGGGCGCAGCAGCGATCACTACGTGAACTGCAAGCCGGTGAGCCTGAGCGGCCTGGGGCTGGCCCTGCTCGGTGCCCTGCTGCTGGAGCAGGTGGAGCCTGAGGCCGCGGCCGTGGCCGGCCTCACCCTCGGTGCCGATCCGCTGGTGAGCGCCGTGGCGATGCGGGCGGCCCTGGACGGCCGTGACCTGGACGCGCTGATCGTGCGCAAGGAAGCGAAGGGCCATGGCACCGGCGCCTGGCTGGAGGGTCCGTTGCCCGAGACCGGCCGGAGGATCACCGTGCTGGAGGACGTGGTGACCTCCGGCGGATCCTCCCTGAAGGCCGTCCACCAGCTGCGGCAGGCGGGCTACACGGTCGGCAGGGTCGTCACCATCGTGGACCGTCAGGAGGGGGGCCTGGAGGCGATGACGGCGGCCGGCCTCGAGCTGCGCAGCCTCTTCCGGCTGGAGGAGGTGGCGGCAACGGCAGCGGGGCTGCGCTAG
- a CDS encoding folate-binding protein YgfZ, which translates to MPTPWTWRPPEPARVEQPVALLRLQGADSRRFLHGQTSAAIEQAGPGSWIPACCISPTGRMRALAEVLVDDAGAWLVVSTGDGEAVRAGLDRVLFPADQVELGGVEPARLITVLTAEPVSSGPSATAGGAQGWQELSGGLGWRLGPSWLLRDGVSLPDELAKLPALTSGEQERWRLQQGLPAAPAEVNEATNPFELGLADRVSLSKGCYVGQETLAKLATYDGVKQQLRRWHWAQPAAGASAPEPGTVLTHPDTPDAGRLGQVTSALQLEGGDWIGLALVRRQALELPSLRLGTGPGAGLVRMSVPEAFTMPPVGTGSQSR; encoded by the coding sequence ATGCCGACCCCCTGGACCTGGCGGCCCCCGGAACCCGCCCGGGTGGAACAGCCGGTGGCCCTGCTGCGACTGCAGGGCGCGGACAGCCGACGCTTCCTGCACGGCCAGACCAGTGCCGCCATCGAGCAGGCCGGCCCGGGCAGCTGGATCCCCGCCTGCTGCATCTCTCCGACGGGGCGGATGCGTGCCCTGGCGGAGGTTCTGGTGGACGACGCCGGCGCCTGGCTGGTGGTGAGCACCGGGGATGGCGAGGCCGTGCGGGCGGGGCTGGATCGGGTGCTGTTCCCGGCTGACCAGGTGGAGCTGGGGGGGGTGGAACCCGCCCGGCTGATCACCGTGCTCACTGCGGAGCCGGTCAGCTCCGGCCCATCCGCAACGGCCGGAGGAGCCCAGGGCTGGCAGGAGCTCAGCGGGGGCCTGGGCTGGCGCCTGGGGCCCAGCTGGCTGCTGCGGGACGGCGTATCGCTCCCCGACGAGCTGGCCAAGCTGCCGGCCCTCACCAGCGGCGAGCAGGAACGCTGGCGGCTGCAGCAGGGCCTGCCGGCGGCACCCGCGGAAGTCAACGAGGCGACGAACCCATTCGAGCTCGGGCTGGCGGACCGCGTCAGCCTCTCGAAGGGCTGCTACGTCGGGCAGGAGACCCTGGCCAAGCTGGCCACCTACGACGGCGTGAAGCAGCAGCTGCGCCGCTGGCACTGGGCCCAGCCGGCGGCGGGTGCCTCCGCGCCGGAACCCGGCACCGTGCTGACCCACCCCGACACCCCCGACGCCGGTCGGCTCGGCCAGGTGACGTCGGCCCTGCAGCTGGAGGGGGGCGACTGGATCGGCCTGGCCCTGGTGCGCCGCCAGGCCCTGGAGCTCCCTTCCCTGCGCCTCGGCACCGGGCCGGGGGCGGGGCTCGTGCGGATGTCCGTGCCCGAGGCCTTCACCATGCCGCCGGTGGGAACAGGGTCTCAGTCCCGCTGA
- a CDS encoding TM0106 family RecB-like putative nuclease → MPQEVITDRLLRSWLRCRRRAWLDRHGDPDRRLWTAHRALALSDQLASFQLLLPERPSHGEAACAAGAPGVVGVRLHGGGPSGQDLQAHPPLLQRVAGRSVWGGHAYRPVLGRQGRNLTREHRLVLALWGRLLERRQQAPVPQALVVASDGRGLQQERLTLSSSLQRQLDDSLDRLTADLQRSQSPPLVADRKKCVLCSWRGLCDQEAAGEGHLSEVSGIGGRRREMLLEQGITSLAELANADPQQLAEALALHGDQHREVAAQLVAQAQVQASGRPLRLHPDGPADPLPELSQAPGVLLYDIESDPDARDDFLHGFVVLPRGADDRWPPACPAGGAWRYQPLLARHDHGEARLWQRLQRLLARYPGWPLLHYGETEAIALIRLAGRQGAREAELAALRARLLDVHARVRRHWLLPVSSYGLKAVASWVGFRWSQPGVDGARCLLWWRQWRRDGGTRRLQRIFTYNRDDNLATWAVVRWLLDQQQHGVEAQRD, encoded by the coding sequence ATGCCCCAGGAGGTGATCACCGACCGGCTGCTCCGCAGCTGGCTGCGCTGCCGGCGCCGCGCCTGGCTGGACCGCCATGGCGACCCTGACCGCCGCCTCTGGACCGCCCACCGGGCCCTGGCGCTCAGTGATCAGCTGGCCAGCTTCCAGTTGCTGCTGCCCGAGCGGCCCAGCCATGGCGAAGCCGCCTGCGCCGCCGGTGCTCCGGGGGTCGTGGGGGTGCGGCTGCATGGCGGGGGGCCGTCCGGCCAGGACCTGCAGGCCCACCCGCCGCTGCTGCAGCGCGTGGCCGGCCGCAGTGTCTGGGGCGGCCATGCCTACCGCCCGGTGCTGGGCAGGCAGGGGCGCAACCTCACCCGCGAGCACCGCCTGGTGCTGGCGCTGTGGGGGCGTCTGCTGGAGAGGCGTCAGCAGGCACCGGTTCCCCAGGCCCTGGTGGTGGCCAGCGATGGCCGCGGTCTGCAGCAGGAACGCCTCACGCTGTCCTCCTCCCTGCAGCGGCAGCTCGACGACAGCCTGGACCGCCTCACTGCCGACCTGCAGCGCAGCCAGTCCCCACCCCTGGTGGCCGACCGCAAGAAGTGTGTGCTCTGCAGCTGGCGGGGCCTCTGTGATCAGGAGGCCGCGGGGGAGGGCCACCTCAGCGAAGTGAGCGGCATCGGCGGCCGCCGCCGCGAGATGCTGCTGGAGCAGGGAATCACCAGCCTCGCCGAGCTGGCGAACGCCGATCCGCAGCAACTGGCCGAGGCTCTGGCGCTGCATGGCGACCAGCACCGGGAGGTGGCGGCGCAGCTGGTGGCCCAGGCCCAGGTGCAGGCCAGCGGCCGGCCCCTGCGGCTCCATCCCGACGGCCCGGCCGATCCCCTGCCGGAGTTGTCCCAGGCCCCGGGGGTGCTCCTCTACGACATCGAATCGGATCCCGATGCCCGCGACGACTTCCTGCACGGCTTCGTGGTGCTGCCCCGCGGAGCCGATGACCGCTGGCCCCCCGCCTGTCCGGCCGGCGGCGCCTGGCGCTACCAGCCGCTGCTGGCCCGCCACGACCACGGCGAGGCGCGGCTCTGGCAGCGCCTGCAGCGGCTGCTGGCCCGCTACCCCGGCTGGCCGCTGCTCCACTACGGCGAAACGGAGGCCATCGCCCTGATCCGCCTGGCGGGCCGGCAGGGGGCCCGTGAGGCCGAACTGGCCGCCCTGCGTGCCCGCCTGCTGGACGTGCATGCCCGGGTGCGCCGGCACTGGCTGCTGCCGGTCAGCAGCTATGGCCTCAAGGCCGTGGCCAGCTGGGTGGGATTCCGCTGGAGCCAGCCGGGGGTGGACGGTGCCCGCTGCCTGCTGTGGTGGCGCCAGTGGCGCCGTGATGGCGGCACCCGGAGGCTGCAGCGCATCTTCACCTACAACCGCGATGACAACCTGGCCACCTGGGCCGTGGTGCGCTGGCTGCTGGATCAGCAGCAGCACGGCGTGGAGGCTCAGCGGGACTGA
- a CDS encoding DUF4278 domain-containing protein: MGAVEITMNVLELVRNKILKTQRLHDAQFLMAKAYRGVPYVDAHHDQPTDKGEQDDHKQLTYRGNTYER; the protein is encoded by the coding sequence GTGGGCGCTGTGGAGATCACCATGAACGTGCTCGAACTCGTCAGAAACAAGATCCTCAAGACCCAGCGTCTGCATGACGCCCAGTTCCTGATGGCCAAGGCCTACAGGGGCGTGCCCTACGTGGATGCCCACCACGACCAGCCGACCGACAAGGGCGAGCAGGACGACCACAAGCAGCTCACCTACCGCGGCAACACCTACGAGCGCTGA
- a CDS encoding phosphoglucosamine mutase — MSSAPLPLEAAPIAFGTDGWRGILGVDITLERLLPVAAAAAAELAHAAPDGLNSREVVIGYDRRFLAPELAEAICSAVRGAGLKPMLASSPTPTPAASWAVVQRGALGALVITASHNPPEWLGLKIKGPFGGSVEGDFTQRVETRLAAGGITVPQPGDTDRFDALGAYLEGLRAKVDTAALAAGLQRLGLTVIVDPMHGSAAGVLPALLGEAAVAAGAIQEIRSQRDPLFGGHPPEPLAPYLQELIATVRRSSAGGQPAMGIVFDGDGDRIAAVDEHGRFCSTQLLMPLFIDHLARARQLPGVVIKTVSGSDLMQQVAEDLGRTVLEKPVGFKYIAAEMLAGEVLVGGEESGGVGFGMHLPERDAPFAALLLIEALVEGGVPLGQRIDALQRRGGGAAAYDRLDLRLPDMAARARLEALLASTPPAEVAGLPVQAVIRTDGVKLRLGPSHWLMLRFSGTEPLLRLYCEAPGEERVAAVLSWARELAEQV; from the coding sequence ATGTCCTCAGCCCCCCTGCCCCTGGAGGCGGCACCGATCGCCTTCGGCACGGATGGCTGGCGGGGCATTCTGGGCGTGGACATCACCCTGGAACGGCTGCTGCCGGTGGCCGCCGCCGCCGCCGCCGAGCTCGCCCATGCAGCTCCCGACGGCCTGAACAGCCGCGAGGTGGTGATCGGCTACGACCGCCGCTTCCTCGCACCGGAGCTGGCCGAGGCGATCTGCAGCGCCGTGCGCGGCGCGGGGCTGAAACCGATGCTAGCCAGCAGCCCAACCCCCACACCTGCCGCCAGCTGGGCCGTGGTGCAGCGCGGCGCCCTGGGCGCCCTGGTGATCACCGCCAGCCACAACCCGCCCGAATGGCTCGGCCTCAAGATCAAGGGTCCCTTCGGCGGCTCGGTGGAGGGCGACTTCACCCAGCGGGTGGAAACCCGGCTGGCGGCCGGCGGCATCACGGTGCCCCAGCCAGGCGACACCGACCGCTTCGATGCCCTCGGGGCCTACCTGGAGGGCCTGCGGGCCAAGGTGGACACCGCCGCCCTGGCGGCGGGGCTGCAGCGGCTCGGCCTCACCGTGATCGTCGATCCGATGCACGGCTCGGCGGCCGGGGTGCTGCCGGCCCTGCTGGGCGAAGCGGCCGTGGCCGCCGGCGCGATCCAGGAGATCCGCTCGCAGCGCGACCCCCTCTTCGGCGGCCACCCCCCCGAACCGCTGGCGCCCTATCTCCAGGAGCTGATCGCCACCGTGCGCCGCAGCAGTGCGGGCGGCCAGCCGGCGATGGGCATCGTGTTCGATGGCGACGGCGATCGCATCGCCGCGGTGGATGAGCACGGCCGCTTCTGCAGCACCCAGCTGCTGATGCCCCTGTTCATCGATCACCTGGCCCGGGCCCGGCAGTTGCCGGGGGTGGTGATCAAGACCGTGAGCGGCTCCGACCTGATGCAGCAGGTGGCCGAGGACCTCGGCCGCACCGTGCTCGAGAAACCGGTGGGCTTCAAGTACATCGCCGCCGAGATGCTGGCCGGTGAGGTGCTGGTGGGAGGCGAGGAATCCGGCGGGGTGGGCTTCGGCATGCATCTGCCTGAACGCGACGCGCCATTCGCGGCCCTGCTGCTGATCGAGGCCCTGGTGGAGGGTGGTGTACCCCTGGGCCAGCGCATCGACGCCCTGCAGCGCCGTGGCGGTGGCGCGGCCGCCTACGACCGCCTGGATCTGCGCCTGCCCGACATGGCGGCCCGGGCCCGCCTGGAGGCCCTGCTCGCCTCCACGCCGCCGGCCGAGGTGGCCGGCCTGCCCGTGCAGGCGGTGATCCGCACCGATGGTGTCAAGCTGCGGCTCGGCCCCAGCCACTGGCTGATGCTGCGGTTCTCCGGCACCGAACCACTGCTGCGGCTCTACTGCGAGGCGCCCGGCGAGGAGAGGGTGGCCGCGGTGCTCAGCTGGGCCCGAGAGCTGGCCGAGCAGGTGTGA
- the rdgB gene encoding RdgB/HAM1 family non-canonical purine NTP pyrophosphatase, whose protein sequence is MLTVLNNGNPDGSGARVLVIASGNSGKVREFGQLLAALDLEVRPQPAGLEVEETGSTFAENARLKAIAVARATGCWALADDSGLSVEALGGAPGVHSARYADSDPARIARLLSELADATDQPDATGTRPGRQARFTAALAVAGPTGTVHLEVEGHCPGLILEAPRGEGGFGYDPVFYVPEAGRTFAEMDRATKARLGHRGRAFAMLEPGLRALLAS, encoded by the coding sequence GTGCTGACGGTGCTGAACAACGGCAACCCAGACGGCAGTGGGGCCAGGGTGCTGGTGATCGCCAGCGGCAACAGCGGCAAGGTGCGGGAATTCGGCCAGCTGCTGGCTGCCCTCGATCTGGAGGTCCGGCCCCAGCCAGCCGGGCTGGAGGTGGAGGAAACGGGCAGCACCTTCGCCGAGAACGCCCGCCTCAAGGCGATCGCCGTGGCCAGGGCCACCGGCTGCTGGGCCCTGGCCGACGATTCCGGCCTCAGCGTGGAGGCCCTGGGCGGCGCCCCCGGGGTGCACTCGGCCCGCTACGCCGACAGCGACCCGGCCCGTATCGCCCGGCTGCTGAGCGAGCTGGCCGATGCCACCGACCAGCCCGATGCCACCGGCACCCGGCCCGGCCGCCAGGCGCGCTTCACCGCCGCCCTGGCCGTGGCCGGCCCCACCGGGACCGTGCATCTGGAGGTGGAAGGCCACTGCCCCGGGCTGATCCTGGAGGCACCGCGGGGTGAGGGTGGCTTCGGCTACGACCCGGTGTTCTACGTGCCGGAAGCAGGACGCACCTTCGCAGAGATGGACCGGGCCACCAAGGCGCGGCTGGGGCATCGCGGCCGCGCCTTCGCCATGCTCGAGCCCGGCCTACGCGCTCTGCTGGCCAGCTAG
- a CDS encoding carotenoid oxygenase family protein has translation MTIAPSRSAADQPATWERSDWASAFRNVGTELSDEALTPARGSIPPELAGTLYRNGPGRLERGGQWVHHPFDGDGMITALSFAGGEVRLSNRFVRTQGWQEEEAADRFLYRGVFGTQKPGGPLANAFDLRLKNIANTHVVRLGDTLLALWEAAEPHALDPHSLETRGITLLDGVLKPGEAFSAHPRFDPGHHGTPRMVTFGVKTGPRSTIRLMEFATADDSASGVRAGQLLAERRDTMAGFAFLHDFAITPNWAVFLQNAMGFNPLPFVLGQKGAAQCLASKPGERGRFWLVPRPGSPAAQRHPQPLVVPAPEGFVFHHLNAFEDAASGELVLDSIFYADFPSIGPGQDFRAVDFEAIPEGQLQRCRIDLERAGTDPAAAVRCQWLERRCCEFAMVNPQRQGLEARFAWMAVTEQERGNAPLQAFEKLDLLSGARTLWSAAPRGFVSEPVMVPRPGAAAEDDGWLLAVVWNGARCASDLVILNAADLSEQAVLELPLAIPPGLHGSWVADPA, from the coding sequence ATGACCATCGCCCCCAGCCGATCGGCGGCCGATCAACCCGCCACCTGGGAGCGCTCCGACTGGGCCAGTGCCTTCCGCAACGTGGGTACCGAGCTCAGCGATGAGGCCCTGACCCCGGCCCGCGGTTCCATTCCCCCGGAGCTGGCCGGCACGCTGTATCGCAATGGCCCAGGCCGGCTCGAGCGCGGCGGCCAGTGGGTGCATCACCCCTTCGATGGCGACGGCATGATCACCGCCCTGAGCTTCGCGGGCGGAGAGGTGCGCCTCAGCAACCGCTTCGTGCGCACCCAGGGCTGGCAGGAGGAAGAGGCCGCCGACCGCTTCCTCTACCGCGGTGTGTTCGGCACCCAGAAGCCGGGTGGTCCGCTGGCCAACGCCTTCGATCTGCGGCTCAAGAACATCGCCAACACCCATGTGGTGCGGCTCGGCGACACGTTGCTGGCCCTCTGGGAGGCGGCCGAGCCCCACGCGCTCGATCCCCACAGCCTCGAGACCCGCGGCATCACCCTGCTGGACGGGGTGCTCAAGCCCGGGGAGGCCTTCAGTGCCCACCCGCGCTTCGACCCCGGCCACCACGGCACCCCGCGGATGGTGACCTTCGGCGTCAAGACCGGCCCCCGCAGCACGATCCGGCTGATGGAGTTCGCCACGGCCGATGACTCCGCCAGCGGCGTGCGGGCGGGCCAGCTGCTGGCCGAACGCCGCGACACGATGGCGGGCTTCGCCTTCCTGCACGACTTCGCCATCACCCCGAACTGGGCGGTGTTCCTGCAGAACGCCATGGGCTTCAACCCGCTCCCCTTTGTGCTCGGTCAGAAGGGTGCGGCCCAGTGCCTGGCCTCGAAGCCCGGCGAGCGCGGCCGCTTCTGGCTGGTGCCGCGCCCCGGCAGCCCTGCGGCCCAGCGCCATCCCCAGCCCCTGGTGGTGCCGGCACCGGAGGGCTTCGTGTTCCACCACCTCAACGCCTTCGAGGATGCCGCCAGCGGCGAGCTGGTGCTCGATTCGATCTTCTACGCCGACTTTCCCTCCATCGGCCCTGGCCAGGACTTCCGTGCCGTCGATTTCGAGGCGATCCCCGAGGGCCAGTTGCAGCGCTGCCGCATCGACCTGGAGCGGGCCGGCACCGATCCGGCCGCTGCCGTCCGCTGCCAATGGCTGGAGCGGCGCTGCTGCGAGTTCGCCATGGTGAACCCCCAGCGGCAGGGGCTGGAGGCCCGCTTCGCCTGGATGGCCGTCACCGAGCAGGAGCGGGGCAATGCTCCGCTGCAGGCCTTCGAGAAGCTCGATCTTCTCAGCGGCGCGCGCACCCTCTGGAGTGCGGCCCCGCGGGGTTTCGTCAGCGAACCGGTGATGGTGCCCCGCCCGGGGGCGGCGGCCGAAGACGATGGCTGGCTTCTGGCTGTGGTGTGGAACGGAGCCCGCTGCGCCAGCGACCTGGTGATCCTCAACGCCGCCGATCTCTCGGAGCAGGCGGTGCTGGAGCTGCCCCTGGCCATCCCCCCCGGCCTGCACGGCAGCTGGGTGGCGGACCCTGCCTAG
- a CDS encoding ABC transporter ATP-binding protein produces the protein MRMRVYGRFLAYGQRYLWPTFLLALLFNLGYGASTGFVPLVIRYLFDDILPGSDRARLYAAPAVILGVIVLRAVCQYLGAYLTETVSQSITADLRADLAAKVMELPQAYIDRHPSTTLISRLLSDVTLVKTGIVDGFSAIFKDSLTLLALVVVAFYQDWLLALIAFILFPVAILPVLRSSKKVRRHSSRGQSSLARLASYLQEALVGSRVVKIFGMEAYELRRFREENAAVLGAALRTTRAKLANQPLMELLGAVGFSAVLVYGGEAVIAGTRTTGSFFAFLTSLYLCYAPFKGLAKANATLQQGVSAAHDLFEILDTPADPVDPPSPVVVSGLQRELRAEAVSFGYGAEPVIHGLSLTIPVGSTVALVGPSGGGKSTIIDLFCRFYDPGAGRICIDGTDIRDLSLASLRGLISVVDQNTFLFNDTVANNIAYGHAEASRQAIEAAARAANAHGFITQLPQGYDTLIGENGTLLSGGQRQRIAIARALIKNAPILLLDEATSALDSASEQVVQEALDRLMSNRTTLVVAHRLSTVVNADRICVIEAGRLVESGTHRQLLARGGRYAVLFSTQFSNTEAVTPL, from the coding sequence ATGAGGATGCGGGTGTACGGGCGCTTCCTGGCCTACGGCCAGCGCTACCTCTGGCCCACCTTCCTGCTGGCGCTGCTGTTCAATCTCGGCTACGGCGCCTCCACCGGCTTCGTGCCGCTGGTGATCCGCTATCTGTTCGACGACATCCTGCCGGGCAGTGACCGGGCCCGCCTCTATGCCGCCCCCGCCGTGATCCTCGGCGTGATCGTGCTGCGGGCGGTGTGCCAGTACCTGGGGGCCTACCTCACCGAAACGGTGAGCCAGTCGATCACCGCGGATCTGCGCGCCGACCTGGCCGCCAAGGTGATGGAGCTGCCCCAGGCCTACATCGACCGCCACCCCTCCACCACGCTGATCTCGCGGCTGCTCAGCGATGTGACCCTGGTGAAGACAGGCATCGTGGATGGCTTCTCCGCCATCTTCAAGGACTCCCTCACCCTGCTGGCGCTGGTGGTGGTGGCCTTCTACCAGGACTGGCTGCTGGCCCTGATCGCCTTCATCCTCTTCCCGGTGGCGATCCTGCCGGTGCTGCGCTCCTCGAAGAAGGTGCGGCGCCACTCGAGCAGGGGCCAGTCAAGCCTGGCGCGGCTGGCCAGCTACCTGCAGGAGGCGCTGGTGGGCTCCCGCGTGGTGAAGATCTTCGGCATGGAGGCCTACGAGCTGCGCCGCTTCCGCGAGGAGAACGCCGCCGTGCTCGGCGCCGCCCTGCGCACCACCCGCGCCAAGCTGGCCAACCAGCCCTTGATGGAACTGCTGGGGGCGGTGGGCTTCAGTGCCGTCCTGGTGTACGGCGGCGAGGCGGTGATCGCGGGCACCCGCACCACCGGCAGTTTCTTCGCCTTCCTCACCTCGCTCTACCTCTGCTACGCCCCCTTCAAGGGGCTGGCCAAGGCCAATGCCACCCTCCAGCAGGGCGTGTCCGCGGCCCACGATCTGTTCGAGATCCTCGACACGCCGGCAGACCCGGTGGATCCTCCGAGTCCGGTGGTGGTGAGCGGGCTGCAGCGGGAGCTGCGGGCCGAGGCCGTGAGCTTCGGCTATGGGGCCGAGCCCGTGATCCATGGCCTCAGCCTCACCATCCCCGTGGGCAGCACGGTGGCCCTGGTGGGGCCGAGCGGCGGCGGCAAGAGCACCATCATCGACCTCTTCTGCCGCTTCTACGACCCCGGCGCCGGCCGCATCTGCATCGACGGCACCGACATCCGCGACCTCTCCCTGGCCTCGCTGCGGGGGTTGATTTCCGTGGTGGATCAGAACACCTTTCTGTTCAACGACACCGTGGCCAACAACATCGCCTACGGCCATGCGGAGGCGTCGCGCCAGGCGATCGAGGCGGCGGCCCGGGCAGCCAATGCCCATGGCTTCATCACCCAGCTGCCCCAGGGGTATGACACCCTCATCGGCGAGAACGGCACCCTCCTTTCCGGCGGTCAGCGGCAGCGCATCGCCATCGCCCGTGCCCTGATCAAGAACGCCCCGATCCTGCTGCTGGATGAGGCCACTTCGGCCCTGGATTCGGCCTCCGAGCAGGTGGTGCAGGAGGCCCTCGACCGGCTGATGAGCAACCGCACCACCTTGGTGGTGGCCCATCGCCTCTCCACGGTGGTGAATGCGGACCGGATCTGCGTGATCGAAGCGGGTCGGCTGGTGGAATCCGGCACCCACCGCCAGCTGCTGGCTCGCGGTGGCCGCTATGCCGTCTTATTTTCGACACAATTCTCAAACACCGAAGCGGTTACGCCCCTATGA
- the lpxB gene encoding lipid-A-disaccharide synthase, whose amino-acid sequence MTEGQAAPRLLVVAGEASGDLHGGALLSALRLRLPGAVVRGVGGEQMRAAGLQQLADVRTLSAAGLVEILGSLGRHHHVMRLLKRQMDQHRPDAVVLIDYPGFNLLVAGEAHRRGIPVFFYIAPQVWAWGRGRARRMARIIDRLAVIFPFEEPLFNAHGRAFARYVGHPLMDQIQVTQGREATLLTHGLAADQRLLLLLPGSRRAEIRLLLPDLLAAAAVFAREGWQVALLRAPTVDQAFLEQVAGPLPVRCLEGDTCNLLHAADGALVCSGTATLQAALLGCPHVIAYRFSPLTYLLGRLITRHRVLGLPNVILGRVLFPELLQRAVTPAHLVRALRQLLADPARWQQGVEELRSRMGPPGASLRAADELVDLLR is encoded by the coding sequence ATGACTGAGGGGCAGGCTGCACCGCGGTTGCTGGTGGTGGCCGGGGAAGCTTCGGGCGATCTGCACGGCGGGGCGTTGCTCTCGGCCCTGCGCCTCCGCCTCCCCGGCGCCGTGGTGCGCGGAGTGGGGGGGGAGCAGATGCGGGCCGCCGGCCTGCAGCAGCTGGCGGATGTGCGAACCCTCTCGGCGGCGGGCCTGGTGGAGATCCTGGGCAGCCTGGGGCGTCATCATCACGTGATGCGGCTGCTCAAGCGGCAGATGGATCAGCACCGCCCCGATGCCGTGGTGCTGATCGACTACCCGGGATTCAATCTGCTGGTGGCCGGGGAGGCCCACCGGCGGGGGATTCCGGTGTTCTTCTACATCGCGCCCCAGGTGTGGGCGTGGGGCCGGGGCCGGGCGCGGCGCATGGCCCGCATCATCGACCGGCTGGCGGTGATCTTTCCGTTCGAGGAACCCCTGTTCAACGCCCATGGCCGCGCCTTCGCTCGCTATGTGGGTCATCCGCTGATGGATCAGATCCAGGTGACCCAGGGCCGCGAGGCCACCCTGCTCACCCATGGTCTGGCGGCCGATCAGCGCCTGCTGCTGCTGCTGCCGGGCAGCCGGCGCGCGGAGATCCGGCTGCTGCTGCCGGATCTGCTGGCGGCGGCAGCGGTGTTCGCCCGGGAGGGCTGGCAGGTGGCCCTGCTGCGGGCTCCCACGGTGGATCAGGCCTTCCTGGAGCAGGTGGCCGGCCCCCTGCCGGTGCGCTGCCTGGAGGGGGACACCTGCAACCTCCTGCACGCCGCCGATGGGGCCCTGGTGTGCTCCGGAACGGCCACGCTCCAGGCCGCCCTGCTGGGCTGTCCCCATGTGATCGCCTACCGCTTCTCGCCGCTCACCTACCTGCTGGGCCGGCTGATCACCCGCCACCGGGTGCTGGGGCTGCCCAATGTGATCCTGGGCCGGGTGCTGTTTCCCGAGCTGCTGCAGCGGGCGGTGACGCCCGCGCATCTGGTGCGGGCCCTGCGGCAGCTGCTGGCCGATCCCGCCCGCTGGCAGCAGGGGGTGGAGGAGCTGCGGAGCAGGATGGGGCCGCCCGGCGCTTCGCTGCGGGCGGCCGACGAGCTTGTGGACCTGTTGCGATGA